In one window of Microtus pennsylvanicus isolate mMicPen1 chromosome 2, mMicPen1.hap1, whole genome shotgun sequence DNA:
- the Nr4a1 gene encoding nuclear receptor subfamily 4immunitygroup A member 1: MPCIQAQYGTPATSPGPRDYLTSDPLALEFSKPTMDLASPEAAPTAPTTLPSFSTFMDGYAGEFDTFLYQLPGTTQPCSSASSSASSTSSSSSSATSPASASFKFEDFQVYGCYPGTLSGPLDETLSSSGSDYYGSPCSAPSPSTPSFQPPQLSPWDGSFGHFSPSQTYEGLRAWTEQLPKASGPPPPPTFFSFSPPTGPSPSLAQSSLKLFSPPSTHQLGKGESYSVPAAFPGLSPTSPNLDTSGILDAPVTSTKARSGASGGSEGRCAVCGDNASCQHYGVRTCEGCKGFFKRTVQKSAKYICLANKDCPVDKRRRNRCQFCRFQKCLAVGMVKEVVRTDSLKGRRGRLPSKPKQPTNLLTSLIRAHLDSEPSTAKLDYSKFQELVLPHFGKEDAGDVQQFYDLLMGSLEVIRKWAEKVPGFAELSSGDQDLLLEWAFLELFILRLAYRSKPDEGKLIFCSGLVLHRLQCARGFGDWIDSILAFSRSLKSLAVDVPAFACLSALVLITDRHGLQDPQRVEELQSRILSCLKEHLATVGEPQPVSCLSRPLGRLPELRTLGTQGLHRILYLKLEDLVPPPPILDKIFMDTLSF; the protein is encoded by the exons ATGCCCTGTATCCAAGCCCAATATGGAACACCAGCAACAAGCCCAGGACCGCGTGACTACCTGACGAGTGACCCCCTGGCCCTTGAGTTCAGCAAGCCTACCATGGACCTGGCCAGCCCTGAGGCAGCGCCCACTGCACCCACCACCCTTCCCAGCTTCAGCACCTTCATGGACGGCTACGCCGGAGAGTTTGACACCTTCTTGTACCAGCTGCCGGGGACAACCCAGCCATGCTCCTCAGCTTCTTCGTCAGCTTCCTCCAcgtcttcttcctcatcctcagccacctctcccgcctctgcttccttcaAGTTTGAGGACTTCCAGGTGTATGGCTGTTATCCCGGCACCCTGAGTGGCCCATTAGATGAGACCCTGTCCTCCAGCGGCTCTGATTACTATGGCAGTCCCTGCTCAGCCCCATCGCCATCTACACCCAGCTTCCAGCCACCCCAGCTCTCTCCCTGGGATGGCTCATTTGGCCACTTCTCCCCCAGCCAGACTTACGAAGGCCTTCGGGCATGGACAGAGCAGTTGCCCAAGGCTTCTGGGCCTCCACCACCTCCAACCTTCTTCTCCTTCAGTCCCCCAACGGGTCCCAGCCCCAGCCTGGCCCAGAGTTCTCTCAAGCTGTTCTCACCACCATCCACCCACCAGCTTGGGAAGGGAGAGAGCTATTCCGTGCCAGCGGCTTTCCCTGGCTTGTCACCCACCTCTCCGAACCTTGACACTTCCGGGATTCTGGATGCACCTGTGACTTCCACCAAGGCCCGGAGTGGGGCTTCTGGTGGCAGCGAAGGCCGCTGTGCCGTTTGTGGGGACAACGCTTCCTGCCAGCATTACGGGGTCCGCACCTGTGAGGGCTGCAAGGGTTTCTTCAAG CGTACAGTGCAGAAAAGTGCCAAGTACATCTGCCTGGCAAACAAGGACTGCCCTGTGGACAAGAGGCGGCGGAACCGTTGCCAGTTCTGTCGTTTCCAGAAGTGCCTGGCTGTGGGCATGGTGAAGGAAG TTGTCCGGACAGACAGCCTAAAGGGGCGGCGTGGCCGGCTGCCTTCCAAACCCAAACAACCTACCAATCTCCTTACTTCTCTCATCCGGGCGCATTTGGACTCTGAGCCTAGCACTGCCAAGTTGGATTATTCCAAG TTCCAGGAGCTGGTGCTGCCCCACTTCGGGAAGGAAGATGCAGGGGACGTGCAGCAGTTTTATGACTTGCTCATGGGCTCCCTGGAAGTTATCCGAAAGTGGGCAGAGAAGGTCCCAGGCTTTGCCGAGCTTTCCTCCGGAGACCAAGACCTGCTACTGGAGTGGGCCTTCCTGGAACTCTTCATTCTCCGCCTGGCCTACCG ATCTAAGCCTGATGAAGGGAAGCTCATCTTTTGCTCAGGCCTGGTGCTACACCGGCTACAGTGTGCCCGAGGCTTTGGCGACTGGATTGACAGCATCCTAGCCTTCTCACGATCCCTGAAAAGCTTGGCTGTTGATGTCCCTGCctttgcctgcctgtctgctctgGTCCTTATCACTG ACCGACACGGGCTCCAGGATCCTCAGCGCGTGGAGGAGCTGCAGAGTCGCATTCTCAGTTGCCTGAAGGAGCACCTGGCTACTGTGGGAGAGCCTCAGCCAGTCAGCTGCCTGTCACGTCCACTGGGCAGGTTGCCTGAGCTTCGGACCCTGGGCACCCAAGGCCTGCACCGCATCTTATACCTCAAGCTGGAGGACTTGGTGCCCCCTCCACCTATTTTGGACAAGATCTTTATGGACACATTGTCTTTCTGA